Proteins encoded together in one Aeromonas encheleia window:
- the hinT gene encoding purine nucleoside phosphoramidase: MAQETIFSKIIRKEIPADILYQDDLVTAFRDIQPKAKTHILIVPNVLIPTVNDVEPDHELALGRMFTVARKLASEAGIAENGYRLIMNCNRHGGQEVYHIHMHLVGGQPLGPLLSL; this comes from the coding sequence ATGGCGCAAGAAACCATTTTCAGCAAAATCATCCGCAAAGAGATCCCCGCCGACATCCTTTATCAAGACGATCTGGTGACCGCGTTTCGCGACATCCAGCCCAAGGCCAAGACCCATATCCTGATAGTGCCGAATGTGCTGATCCCCACCGTCAACGACGTGGAGCCGGATCATGAGTTGGCCCTCGGTCGCATGTTCACCGTCGCCCGCAAGCTGGCGAGCGAGGCGGGCATCGCCGAAAACGGCTATCGCCTGATCATGAACTGCAACCGCCACGGCGGGCAGGAGGTCTACCACATCCACATGCACCTGGTCGGTGGCCAGC